The following coding sequences are from one Paramormyrops kingsleyae isolate MSU_618 chromosome 21, PKINGS_0.4, whole genome shotgun sequence window:
- the LOC111847690 gene encoding rho guanine nucleotide exchange factor 18-like isoform X2: protein MADSPLNNSWPLFSKFWMKRWSFKRASDSKPCVRHRASESEVGCSSPSYLSPPHITKDVFYSTTPEEKDSSEYDCEGLADSADDILALQGTEYYQDLQGGDTPHSLHRTTLSVSVVPYGACLQGPTPCLSPPGLHPVTITLRIGRKEPESMDSDDEALPCLVRSMSTSRRHSWGAPMTPIGTGRRLSLDTCETGEEGPAGPRPAQPHTDTAQSFIFPECSAQSGHDPTKEPEPGGKLSSTCDFLASERRRTVRLLSGSKQDDGVTGGQDMAETLQSEAGQSHMLLVQTVLQELKQYHGAKHQTKDGKEATGSVTWYEFLSKENREEEEQVEKVERGTKVKRTLSSLKNRVTGSFNKDKGKSREKEQQKDKEKEKEAKESSGHHLAPGTFSSLATCSVCCRSLQRKQSLQCQNCAVNVHRSCRNLLPECTTKRSKVASSPDTSSGTFQKAAQVCSRAQRDLPRSSLPEIYGLSALPRGPGMTITPRTPNAQPALSRSQRSGSIPKEMEDSDSRARPLGDDGESITEDAHYVDLRADLDSDAQDLELESWSLLVDAPHLQTHPKEVAKRQDVIYELMQTEMHHVRTLKLMAGVYARELRDVLQMDSELLDRLFPRLEDLLKIHVCFLSSLRQRRRDSLEPGGERNYVIQRLGDILVLQFSGDIGDWMKQCYGDFCGRHKEAVSFYKEQLQNNKRFQYLIRKISTLSIIRRLTVPECILLVTQRITKYPVLLERLLQSTEAGTEEHEDVSRALALIRDLLVHVDAQVNEQEKASRLRDVAGRMEPRSAGKLKDGRVFRREDLTRGGRVLLREGPVSWRAASGRLKDILAVLLTDVLLLLQEKDFKFSFCTVDNKLPVISLQKLIVREVAHEEKAMFLICASSSEPEMYEIHTTSKEERNAWMEHIRQAVENCPILDEGLGREHGDLLAMKMKDFREQLSLKDGQIVQSLAEKLQIFMEFAEITGLEESPSCSRLLLRGDSTDLQRGEQLLKGAISDVETLMNLLVGTTEPPQSQAEGQIVGGKPRRAGTFGGYDRLLAGAGSRVRPRERSQRASSDPQLKEAYAAGPEPPPCPALAVDDALASNTNPQHSDCFTGTEFLDRVMSLLQSLLSLQAVVAQQDSHMELQRASLWEREQGRPGRLRPGTLLEQEKQRNLEKQREELASFQRLQSRHREEQARWERERDRQRRQAEAVAAALLGREEACRTLEAQTARERRELDEQRGQYQQDLERLRESTRAVERERQKLEQQQQQQQRRVRKHRTIGHAGQEMFNGEFGELIPYPRPHARPGLPMGFAEDPERPKVPPRRESAGLPPVKPEVPPHLLSTTNQQGKQPGVQQQIPTKLAKTKGRPKVAQRCDSAASFETRRGAWPSMREDGTRQGRRSLSPQPPPLPPHATDPACPPDLLLDTRPVETGTPPRQPPYKLSKDPAKEDVIYF, encoded by the exons CGTCCGACTCGAAGCCGTGCGTCCGGCACCGGGCCAGCGAATCAGAGGTGGGCTGCTCCTCTCCCTCGTACCTGTCACCCCCCCACATCACTAAGGATGTCTTCTACAGCACCACTCCTGAGGAaaag GACTCCTCTGAGTACGACTGCGAGGGCCTTGCTGACAGCGCGGATGACATCTTAGCCCTACAGGGGACTGAGTACTACCAAGACCTGCAGGGCGGCGACACGCCGCACTCACTGCACAGGACCACGCTGTCTGTCAGCGTTGTGCCCTACGGTGCCTGTCTTCAGGGCCCCACCCCCTGCTTGTCCCCCCCCGGACTGCACCCGGTGACCATCACACTCCGCATCGGTAGGAAGGAGCCAGAGAGCATGGACTCCGACGATGAAGCGCTGCCTTGTCTGGTGAGGTCCATGTCGACGTCACGGAGGCACAGCTGGGGGGCACCCATGACACCGATAGGGACGGGCAGGAG GCTGAGCCTCGACACCTGTGAGACGGGGGAGGAGGGTCCAGCCGGCCCCCGGCCTGCACAGCCTCACACCGACACAGCTCAGTCCTTCAtcttcccagaatgctctgcGCAGTCCGGGCATGACCCCACAAAGGAACCAGAGCCG GGAGGGAAACTGTCCTCCACCTGCGACTTCCTGGCATCGGAGAGGCGCAGGACTGTGCGCCTGCTGTCCGGGTCCAAGCAGGATGACGGGGTGACAG GAGGGCAGGACATGGCGGAGACACTGCAGAGTGAGGCGGGACAAAGCCATAT GCTGCTGGTCCAGACCGTGCTGCAGGAGCTGAAGCAGTACCACGG AGCCAAGCACCAGACCAAGGATGGCAAAGAGGCCACTGGCAGCGTTACCTGGTACGAGTTCCTCTCCAAAGA gaatagagaggaggaagagcaggtggaGAAGGTGGAGAGGGGGACTAAGGTCAAACGGACACTCAGCTCGCTGAAAAACAGGGTGACGGGTTCATTCAACAAAGACAAG GGGAAGAGCCGCGAGAAAGAGCAGCAGAAGGACAAGGAGAAGGAAAAGGAGGCCAAGGAATCCAGTGGGCACCACCTCGCTCCTGGCACCTTCTCCAGCCTGGCCACCTGCTCTGTGTGCTGCAGAAGCTTGCAAAGGAAACAGAGTCTTCAGTGTCAGA ACTGCGCAGTAAACGTGCACAGGAGCTGCCGGAATCTTCTCCCTGAGTGCACCACCAAGAGGAGCAAG GTAGCCAGTTCCCCTGATACGAGCTCTGGAACGTTCCAGAAGGCGGCGCAGGTCTGCAGCCGAG ccCAGAGGGACCTCCCACGCTCCTCACTGCCCGAGATCTATGGCTTATCTGCCTTGCCTCGTGGTCCAGGCATGACCATCACCCCCCGAACACCTAACGCTCAACCTGCCTTATCCAGAAGCCAGCGGAGCGG ATCCATTCCCAAGGAGATGGAGGACTCAGATTCCCGAGCAAGACCCCTGGGAGATGACGGCGAGTCCATCACGGAAG ACGCACATTATGTGGACCTACGTGCCGACCTGGACTCGGACGCCCAGGACCTGGAGCTGGAGTCGTGGAGCTTATTGGTCGACGCCCCTCATCTACAGACACACCCCAAGGAGGTCGCCAAAAGGCAGGATGTAATCTATG AGCTCATGCAGACGGAGATGCACCACGTGCGCACGCTGAAACTCATGGCTGGCGTCTACGCGCGCGAGCTACGCGACGTGCTGCAGATGGACAGCGAGCTCCTTGATCGCCTCTTCCCCCGGCTAGAGGACCTGCTAAAGATCCACGTCTGCTTCCTGTCCTCCCTCCGCCAGCGCCGCCGGGACTCCCTGGAGCCCGGCGGCGAGCGTAACTACGTTATCCAGAGGCTCGGGGACATCCTGGTCTTGCAG TTCTCTGGCGACATCGGGGACTGGATGAAGCAATGTTATGGTGACTTTTGCGGCCGCCATAAAGAGGCCGTCAGCTTCTACAAAGAGCAGCTGCAGAATAATAAGCGGTTCCAATACCTCATCCGG AAAATCAGTACTTTGTCCATCATACGACGCCTGACGGTCCCAGAATGTATCCTGCTGGTGACACAGCGCATCACCAAGTACCCTGTCCTGCTAGAGCGCCTCCTACAGAGCACAGAAG CTGGCACAGAGGAGCACGAGGACGTCAGCCGGGCCCTGGCGCTGATCCGTGACCTCCTGGTGCACGTGGACGCCCAGGTGAACGAGCAGGAGAAGGCGAGTCGCTTGCGGGACGTGGCGGGCAGGATGGAGCCTCGCAGCGCCGGCAAGCTGAAGGACGGCCGGGTGTTCCGGCGCGAGGACCTGACGCGGGGGGGGCGCGTGCTGCTGCGCGAGGGCCCCGTCAGCTGGAGGGCCGCCTCTGGCAGGCTCAAAG ACATTCTGGCTGTCCTGCTGACAGACGTGCTGCTCCTTTTACAGGAAAAGGATTTCAAATTCTCCTTCTGCACCGTG gacaACAAGCTGCCAGTGATCTCCCTGCAGAAACTGATCGTGCGGGAGGTGGCCCACGAGGAGAAGGCCATGTTCTTAATCTGCGCCTCCTCCAGCGAGCCCGAGATGTACGAGATTCACACGACGTCCAAGGAGGAGCGTAACGCCTGGATGGAGCACATCCGGCAGGCTGTGGAGAA CTGTCCGATTTTGGATGAAGGTCTTGGACGTGAGCATGGTGACCTTCTCGCCATGAAGATGAAGGATTTCCGGG AGCAACTTAGCCTGAAGGACGGCCAGATTGTGCAGAGCCTGGCAGAGAAGCTGCAGATCTTTATGGAATTTGCAGAGATCACGGGCTTGGAGGAGAGTCCATCCTGCTCACGGCTGCTGCTGCGGGGCGATTCCACTGACCTCCAGCGGGGGGAGCAGCTCCTCAAAGGAGCCATCAGTGATG TGGAGACCCTAATGAATCTGCTCGTGGGCACGACGGAGCCCCCCCAGAGCCAGGCGGAGGGCCAGATCGTAGGGGGGAAGCCCAGGAGGGCCGGCACCTTTGGGGGGTACGACCGCTTGCTCGCCGGTGCTG gcagcagagtgAGGCCCCGGGAGAGGTCCCAGCGAGCCAGCTCCGACCCCCAGCTGAAGGAGGCGTACGCTGCCGGACCAGAGCCCCCACCCTGCCCGGCCTTGGCG GTGGACGACGCACTCGCCTCGAACACGAACCCTCAGCACTCAGACTGCTTCACCGGCACCGAG TTCCTCGACAGGGTCATGTCCCTCTTGCAAAGCCTCCTCAGCCTGCAG gCGGTGGTGGCTCAGCAGGACAGTCACATGGAGCTACAGCGCGCCTCCCTCTGGGAACGGGAGCAGGGTCGTCCGGGCAGGTTGAGGCCCGGCACACTGCTGGAGCAGGAGAAGCAGCGCAACCTGGAGAAGCAGCGCGAGGAGCTGGCCAGCTTTCAGAGGCTGCAGAGCCGGCACCGCGAGGAGCAGGCGCGCTGGGAGCGGGAGCGGGACCGGCAGCGGCGGCAGGCCGAGGCGGTGGCGGCAGCGCTGCTGGGCCGGGAGGAGGCCTGCCGCACCCTGGAGGCCCAGACGGCCCGGGAGCGCCGCGAGCTGGACGAGCAGCGGGGGCAGTACCAGCAGGACCTGGAGCGGCTGCGTGAGTCCACCCGGGCCGTGGAGCGGGAGCGGCAGAagctggagcagcagcagcagcagcagcagcggagAGTCCGCAAGCATAGGACCATCGGCCACGCGGGCCAG gaaatGTTCAACGGCGAATTCGGCGAGCTGATCCCGTACCCCAGGCCCCATGCCAGGCCCGGCCTGCCCATGGGCTTCGCCGAAGACCCCGAGCGCCCCAAGGTGCCCCCGCGGCGAGAGAGCGCCGGCCTGCCACCCGTAAAGCCGGAGGTGCCCCCCCACCTGCTGAGCACCACCAACCAGCAGGGCAAGCAGCCCGGCGTGCAGCAGCAGATCCCCACCAAGCTGGCCAAGACCAAGGGCCGCCCCAAGGTGGCGCAGCGCTGCGACAGCGCCG CCTCCTTCGAGACGCGGAGGGGCGCCTGGCCCTCAATGAGGGAGGATGGGACCAGGCAAGGCCGGAGGTCGCTGAGCCCCCAGCCACCACCGCTGCCACCGCATGCCACAG ATCCCGCGTGCCCCCCAGACCTGCTGCTCGACACCCGGCCTGTGGAAACGGGCACCCCCCCCAGGCAGCCGCCGTACAAGCTGAGCAAGGACCCGGCCAAGGAGGACGTCATCTACTTCTGA
- the LOC111847690 gene encoding rho guanine nucleotide exchange factor 18-like isoform X3, which produces MDSDDEALPCLVRSMSTSRRHSWGAPMTPIGTGRRLSLDTCETGEEGPAGPRPAQPHTDTAQSFIFPECSAQSGHDPTKEPEPGGKLSSTCDFLASERRRTVRLLSGSKQDDGVTGGQDMAETLQSEAGQSHMLLVQTVLQELKQYHGAKHQTKDGKEATGSVTWYEFLSKENREEEEQVEKVERGTKVKRTLSSLKNRVTGSFNKDKGKSREKEQQKDKEKEKEAKESSGHHLAPGTFSSLATCSVCCRSLQRKQSLQCQNCAVNVHRSCRNLLPECTTKRSKVASSPDTSSGTFQKAAQVCSRAQRDLPRSSLPEIYGLSALPRGPGMTITPRTPNAQPALSRSQRSGSIPKEMEDSDSRARPLGDDGESITEVDAHYVDLRADLDSDAQDLELESWSLLVDAPHLQTHPKEVAKRQDVIYELMQTEMHHVRTLKLMAGVYARELRDVLQMDSELLDRLFPRLEDLLKIHVCFLSSLRQRRRDSLEPGGERNYVIQRLGDILVLQFSGDIGDWMKQCYGDFCGRHKEAVSFYKEQLQNNKRFQYLIRKISTLSIIRRLTVPECILLVTQRITKYPVLLERLLQSTEAGTEEHEDVSRALALIRDLLVHVDAQVNEQEKASRLRDVAGRMEPRSAGKLKDGRVFRREDLTRGGRVLLREGPVSWRAASGRLKDILAVLLTDVLLLLQEKDFKFSFCTVDNKLPVISLQKLIVREVAHEEKAMFLICASSSEPEMYEIHTTSKEERNAWMEHIRQAVENCPILDEGLGREHGDLLAMKMKDFREQLSLKDGQIVQSLAEKLQIFMEFAEITGLEESPSCSRLLLRGDSTDLQRGEQLLKGAISDVETLMNLLVGTTEPPQSQAEGQIVGGKPRRAGTFGGYDRLLAGAGSRVRPRERSQRASSDPQLKEAYAAGPEPPPCPALAVDDALASNTNPQHSDCFTGTEFLDRVMSLLQSLLSLQAVVAQQDSHMELQRASLWEREQGRPGRLRPGTLLEQEKQRNLEKQREELASFQRLQSRHREEQARWERERDRQRRQAEAVAAALLGREEACRTLEAQTARERRELDEQRGQYQQDLERLRESTRAVERERQKLEQQQQQQQRRVRKHRTIGHAGQEMFNGEFGELIPYPRPHARPGLPMGFAEDPERPKVPPRRESAGLPPVKPEVPPHLLSTTNQQGKQPGVQQQIPTKLAKTKGRPKVAQRCDSAASFETRRGAWPSMREDGTRQGRRSLSPQPPPLPPHATDPACPPDLLLDTRPVETGTPPRQPPYKLSKDPAKEDVIYF; this is translated from the exons ATGGACTCCGACGATGAAGCGCTGCCTTGTCTGGTGAGGTCCATGTCGACGTCACGGAGGCACAGCTGGGGGGCACCCATGACACCGATAGGGACGGGCAGGAG GCTGAGCCTCGACACCTGTGAGACGGGGGAGGAGGGTCCAGCCGGCCCCCGGCCTGCACAGCCTCACACCGACACAGCTCAGTCCTTCAtcttcccagaatgctctgcGCAGTCCGGGCATGACCCCACAAAGGAACCAGAGCCG GGAGGGAAACTGTCCTCCACCTGCGACTTCCTGGCATCGGAGAGGCGCAGGACTGTGCGCCTGCTGTCCGGGTCCAAGCAGGATGACGGGGTGACAG GAGGGCAGGACATGGCGGAGACACTGCAGAGTGAGGCGGGACAAAGCCATAT GCTGCTGGTCCAGACCGTGCTGCAGGAGCTGAAGCAGTACCACGG AGCCAAGCACCAGACCAAGGATGGCAAAGAGGCCACTGGCAGCGTTACCTGGTACGAGTTCCTCTCCAAAGA gaatagagaggaggaagagcaggtggaGAAGGTGGAGAGGGGGACTAAGGTCAAACGGACACTCAGCTCGCTGAAAAACAGGGTGACGGGTTCATTCAACAAAGACAAG GGGAAGAGCCGCGAGAAAGAGCAGCAGAAGGACAAGGAGAAGGAAAAGGAGGCCAAGGAATCCAGTGGGCACCACCTCGCTCCTGGCACCTTCTCCAGCCTGGCCACCTGCTCTGTGTGCTGCAGAAGCTTGCAAAGGAAACAGAGTCTTCAGTGTCAGA ACTGCGCAGTAAACGTGCACAGGAGCTGCCGGAATCTTCTCCCTGAGTGCACCACCAAGAGGAGCAAG GTAGCCAGTTCCCCTGATACGAGCTCTGGAACGTTCCAGAAGGCGGCGCAGGTCTGCAGCCGAG ccCAGAGGGACCTCCCACGCTCCTCACTGCCCGAGATCTATGGCTTATCTGCCTTGCCTCGTGGTCCAGGCATGACCATCACCCCCCGAACACCTAACGCTCAACCTGCCTTATCCAGAAGCCAGCGGAGCGG ATCCATTCCCAAGGAGATGGAGGACTCAGATTCCCGAGCAAGACCCCTGGGAGATGACGGCGAGTCCATCACGGAAG TAGACGCACATTATGTGGACCTACGTGCCGACCTGGACTCGGACGCCCAGGACCTGGAGCTGGAGTCGTGGAGCTTATTGGTCGACGCCCCTCATCTACAGACACACCCCAAGGAGGTCGCCAAAAGGCAGGATGTAATCTATG AGCTCATGCAGACGGAGATGCACCACGTGCGCACGCTGAAACTCATGGCTGGCGTCTACGCGCGCGAGCTACGCGACGTGCTGCAGATGGACAGCGAGCTCCTTGATCGCCTCTTCCCCCGGCTAGAGGACCTGCTAAAGATCCACGTCTGCTTCCTGTCCTCCCTCCGCCAGCGCCGCCGGGACTCCCTGGAGCCCGGCGGCGAGCGTAACTACGTTATCCAGAGGCTCGGGGACATCCTGGTCTTGCAG TTCTCTGGCGACATCGGGGACTGGATGAAGCAATGTTATGGTGACTTTTGCGGCCGCCATAAAGAGGCCGTCAGCTTCTACAAAGAGCAGCTGCAGAATAATAAGCGGTTCCAATACCTCATCCGG AAAATCAGTACTTTGTCCATCATACGACGCCTGACGGTCCCAGAATGTATCCTGCTGGTGACACAGCGCATCACCAAGTACCCTGTCCTGCTAGAGCGCCTCCTACAGAGCACAGAAG CTGGCACAGAGGAGCACGAGGACGTCAGCCGGGCCCTGGCGCTGATCCGTGACCTCCTGGTGCACGTGGACGCCCAGGTGAACGAGCAGGAGAAGGCGAGTCGCTTGCGGGACGTGGCGGGCAGGATGGAGCCTCGCAGCGCCGGCAAGCTGAAGGACGGCCGGGTGTTCCGGCGCGAGGACCTGACGCGGGGGGGGCGCGTGCTGCTGCGCGAGGGCCCCGTCAGCTGGAGGGCCGCCTCTGGCAGGCTCAAAG ACATTCTGGCTGTCCTGCTGACAGACGTGCTGCTCCTTTTACAGGAAAAGGATTTCAAATTCTCCTTCTGCACCGTG gacaACAAGCTGCCAGTGATCTCCCTGCAGAAACTGATCGTGCGGGAGGTGGCCCACGAGGAGAAGGCCATGTTCTTAATCTGCGCCTCCTCCAGCGAGCCCGAGATGTACGAGATTCACACGACGTCCAAGGAGGAGCGTAACGCCTGGATGGAGCACATCCGGCAGGCTGTGGAGAA CTGTCCGATTTTGGATGAAGGTCTTGGACGTGAGCATGGTGACCTTCTCGCCATGAAGATGAAGGATTTCCGGG AGCAACTTAGCCTGAAGGACGGCCAGATTGTGCAGAGCCTGGCAGAGAAGCTGCAGATCTTTATGGAATTTGCAGAGATCACGGGCTTGGAGGAGAGTCCATCCTGCTCACGGCTGCTGCTGCGGGGCGATTCCACTGACCTCCAGCGGGGGGAGCAGCTCCTCAAAGGAGCCATCAGTGATG TGGAGACCCTAATGAATCTGCTCGTGGGCACGACGGAGCCCCCCCAGAGCCAGGCGGAGGGCCAGATCGTAGGGGGGAAGCCCAGGAGGGCCGGCACCTTTGGGGGGTACGACCGCTTGCTCGCCGGTGCTG gcagcagagtgAGGCCCCGGGAGAGGTCCCAGCGAGCCAGCTCCGACCCCCAGCTGAAGGAGGCGTACGCTGCCGGACCAGAGCCCCCACCCTGCCCGGCCTTGGCG GTGGACGACGCACTCGCCTCGAACACGAACCCTCAGCACTCAGACTGCTTCACCGGCACCGAG TTCCTCGACAGGGTCATGTCCCTCTTGCAAAGCCTCCTCAGCCTGCAG gCGGTGGTGGCTCAGCAGGACAGTCACATGGAGCTACAGCGCGCCTCCCTCTGGGAACGGGAGCAGGGTCGTCCGGGCAGGTTGAGGCCCGGCACACTGCTGGAGCAGGAGAAGCAGCGCAACCTGGAGAAGCAGCGCGAGGAGCTGGCCAGCTTTCAGAGGCTGCAGAGCCGGCACCGCGAGGAGCAGGCGCGCTGGGAGCGGGAGCGGGACCGGCAGCGGCGGCAGGCCGAGGCGGTGGCGGCAGCGCTGCTGGGCCGGGAGGAGGCCTGCCGCACCCTGGAGGCCCAGACGGCCCGGGAGCGCCGCGAGCTGGACGAGCAGCGGGGGCAGTACCAGCAGGACCTGGAGCGGCTGCGTGAGTCCACCCGGGCCGTGGAGCGGGAGCGGCAGAagctggagcagcagcagcagcagcagcagcggagAGTCCGCAAGCATAGGACCATCGGCCACGCGGGCCAG gaaatGTTCAACGGCGAATTCGGCGAGCTGATCCCGTACCCCAGGCCCCATGCCAGGCCCGGCCTGCCCATGGGCTTCGCCGAAGACCCCGAGCGCCCCAAGGTGCCCCCGCGGCGAGAGAGCGCCGGCCTGCCACCCGTAAAGCCGGAGGTGCCCCCCCACCTGCTGAGCACCACCAACCAGCAGGGCAAGCAGCCCGGCGTGCAGCAGCAGATCCCCACCAAGCTGGCCAAGACCAAGGGCCGCCCCAAGGTGGCGCAGCGCTGCGACAGCGCCG CCTCCTTCGAGACGCGGAGGGGCGCCTGGCCCTCAATGAGGGAGGATGGGACCAGGCAAGGCCGGAGGTCGCTGAGCCCCCAGCCACCACCGCTGCCACCGCATGCCACAG ATCCCGCGTGCCCCCCAGACCTGCTGCTCGACACCCGGCCTGTGGAAACGGGCACCCCCCCCAGGCAGCCGCCGTACAAGCTGAGCAAGGACCCGGCCAAGGAGGACGTCATCTACTTCTGA